Proteins co-encoded in one Spirosoma endbachense genomic window:
- a CDS encoding AraC family transcriptional regulator, translating to MKVLDFTPPVPKEDSVVVDEDILPNFYNYYHRHKQLQITMIIRGEGTLMAGNYSQAFKPGDIYILGANQPHIFKSDPSHFANPDKINAHAIHIYFDQDRIPVEFFSLPEMESISSFLNTTQNGFQLPSEHVNYVGKIINRLTTRSNLERLLTLINLFDYFSKEVRGWKSLDSGLSNNYFPEGEGVRMNEVFQYTLEHYAENITLNKIAEIAHITPHAFCKYFKKHTRKTYNSFLNEIRISEACKKIINSNHDGISTIAYSTGFNSATNFNRVFRKTTGMSPRDYIREYKSKGNLYSN from the coding sequence ATGAAAGTGTTGGACTTTACACCCCCGGTTCCTAAAGAGGATTCGGTAGTAGTGGATGAAGACATCCTGCCTAATTTTTATAATTACTATCATCGCCATAAACAATTACAGATCACCATGATTATTCGTGGTGAAGGCACTCTTATGGCTGGCAATTATAGTCAGGCATTTAAGCCAGGTGATATTTATATTCTTGGAGCAAATCAACCCCATATCTTCAAATCTGATCCATCTCATTTTGCAAACCCTGATAAAATAAATGCGCATGCCATTCATATCTATTTTGATCAGGATCGAATTCCAGTTGAGTTTTTCAGTCTTCCGGAGATGGAATCAATCAGTAGCTTTCTAAACACGACGCAAAACGGGTTCCAGCTTCCATCTGAACATGTCAATTATGTTGGTAAAATAATTAATAGATTGACAACCAGATCCAATCTGGAACGCTTACTTACGCTGATCAATTTATTCGATTATTTTTCAAAAGAAGTACGCGGCTGGAAGTCATTGGATTCCGGGTTATCCAACAATTATTTTCCTGAAGGAGAAGGAGTCAGGATGAATGAGGTTTTTCAATATACACTGGAACATTATGCGGAAAATATTACGCTAAATAAAATTGCAGAAATAGCTCATATAACACCGCATGCCTTCTGCAAATATTTCAAAAAACATACCAGAAAAACATACAATTCTTTCCTGAACGAAATACGTATCAGCGAGGCCTGTAAAAAGATCATTAACAGTAATCATGATGGCATATCTACCATAGCCTATTCAACGGGCTTTAATAGTGCAACTAATTTCAATCGGGTTTTCCGAAAAACCACAGGCATGTCGCCAAGAGATTACATAAGGGAATACAAAAGCAAAGGCAATCTGTATTCAAATTGA
- a CDS encoding proline dehydrogenase family protein, whose translation MKKNGMNLQAKIYFDDTEQAFIYKSNAQLKKTYRLFQLMNQSWLVKVGTRLTLLAVNWKLPINGLLRSTIFEQFVGGETLEQTSVIVNDLKKYGISLILDYGAEGKESEKDFEEAKNEFIRVINHASSLDNINFISIKLTALARFSLLEKLNQFSASSAAGFSIDTKQLNPEEEQEWANVVRRVEEICELAIEKKVGILIDAEESWIQYTIDALTMQVMERYNKKKAIIYNTIQLYRHDRLEFLKYSHQIALKNKFILGAKIVRGAYMEKERKRANALNDSSPIQRDKSASDQDFNAAISYSIQHIDTISVIIASHNEYSAQFAVRLLDEANLAVNHPHIHFSQLYGMSDNITFNLAKIGCNVSKYLPYGPIDDVIPYLMRRAQENSSVAGQTSRELFLIEKEIKRRGI comes from the coding sequence TTGAAGAAAAATGGTATGAATTTACAAGCAAAAATTTATTTTGACGATACTGAGCAGGCTTTTATTTATAAGTCGAATGCCCAGCTAAAAAAAACATATCGACTGTTTCAATTAATGAACCAGTCCTGGTTAGTGAAGGTAGGGACAAGATTAACATTACTTGCCGTTAACTGGAAATTACCAATTAATGGCCTGCTTCGATCAACAATATTTGAACAATTTGTGGGCGGAGAGACCCTTGAGCAAACCTCGGTTATTGTCAACGACTTAAAGAAATATGGCATCAGCCTTATCCTGGATTATGGTGCTGAAGGAAAAGAAAGTGAAAAGGATTTTGAGGAAGCTAAAAATGAATTTATTCGGGTAATTAATCATGCCTCAAGCCTTGATAATATTAATTTTATTAGCATCAAATTAACGGCACTCGCCCGCTTTTCACTCCTTGAGAAATTAAACCAGTTTTCTGCGAGTTCAGCTGCCGGTTTTTCGATCGATACAAAACAACTGAACCCGGAAGAAGAGCAGGAATGGGCAAATGTTGTGCGTCGGGTTGAAGAAATTTGTGAGCTTGCTATTGAAAAAAAAGTTGGGATTCTGATTGATGCTGAAGAGTCGTGGATACAGTATACGATTGATGCGCTTACCATGCAGGTTATGGAGCGATACAATAAGAAAAAAGCAATTATCTATAATACCATCCAACTTTACCGGCACGACCGGCTTGAATTTTTAAAATACTCCCATCAGATAGCCTTAAAAAACAAGTTTATTTTAGGCGCCAAAATTGTTCGGGGCGCTTATATGGAAAAGGAGCGCAAACGGGCGAATGCGTTGAATGACTCCTCGCCAATTCAACGCGATAAATCGGCCAGCGACCAGGATTTTAATGCAGCCATTTCATACAGTATCCAGCATATTGATACCATCTCGGTTATCATTGCGTCTCACAACGAGTACAGTGCTCAATTCGCAGTCCGATTATTGGATGAAGCCAATCTCGCCGTTAATCATCCGCACATTCATTTTTCCCAACTCTACGGCATGAGCGACAACATTACATTTAACCTGGCCAAGATTGGCTGTAATGTGAGTAAATACCTGCCGTATGGCCCGATTGACGATGTAATTCCGTATTTGATGAGACGCGCACAAGAAAACAGCTCCGTTGCTGGACAAACCAGCAGGGAGCTGTTTTTAATTGAGAAGGAAATAAAGAGGAGAGGTATTTAA
- a CDS encoding S10 family peptidase, with the protein MKRIAILLLIGLTTGSLSFAQGQRGQGQRAAGGPPADAPAARPNSGPAAKPAPGDLTLPMDSTITTSSAVTIKGQRVPYTATVGTQPVWDENGKPIAGVFYTYYERSDVKDRTTRPLVISFNGGPGTASVWMHLAYTGPKLLNIDNEGYPLQPYTIKDNPNSILDVADIVYIDPVNTGYSRMANKDVPRSKFFGVNADIKYLAEWLNVFVGRKNRWPSPKYLIGESYGTTRVSGLALELQNANWMYLNGVILVSPTDLGINREGPVGAANLLPYYSATAWFHKALPTDLQQKDLTAMLPEVEQFTINEFIPALAKGGFLEADKKKQIAAKVARYSGLSEKVILEHNLMVPTSFFWKELLRDKGQTIGRLDSRYLGIDREDAGERPDYSPELTSWLHSFAAPINYYFREFLNYKTDLKYYMFGPVHPWARTAENTDRTGENLRQAMAQNPYLHLLVQSGYYDGACDYFGAQYNMWQMDPSGKLKSRMDWKGYRSGHMMYLRQEDLVKSNDDLRDFIKKSTPKPNQPAKY; encoded by the coding sequence ATGAAACGGATTGCTATTTTATTGCTCATTGGCCTCACAACAGGTTCGTTATCGTTTGCGCAAGGGCAGCGCGGGCAGGGTCAACGAGCAGCGGGAGGTCCACCAGCCGACGCACCGGCAGCAAGACCCAACTCCGGCCCTGCTGCCAAACCAGCTCCAGGCGACCTTACATTGCCAATGGACTCAACCATTACAACCTCCAGTGCCGTTACCATCAAAGGACAGCGCGTACCGTATACGGCTACCGTTGGTACGCAGCCGGTTTGGGATGAAAACGGCAAACCCATTGCTGGTGTGTTTTATACGTATTACGAGCGGTCGGATGTAAAAGACCGGACAACCCGCCCATTGGTGATTTCCTTCAATGGTGGCCCCGGTACAGCATCGGTCTGGATGCACCTCGCCTATACGGGTCCTAAATTGCTCAATATCGACAATGAAGGCTATCCATTACAGCCTTATACGATCAAGGACAATCCGAACTCGATTCTCGACGTTGCCGATATTGTTTACATTGATCCCGTCAACACCGGCTATTCCCGGATGGCTAACAAAGACGTTCCCCGGTCGAAATTCTTTGGTGTGAACGCCGATATCAAGTACCTGGCCGAATGGCTCAACGTGTTCGTGGGTCGCAAAAACCGCTGGCCTTCGCCCAAATACCTCATTGGCGAAAGCTATGGAACCACCCGCGTATCGGGCCTGGCTCTGGAGTTGCAGAACGCCAACTGGATGTACCTCAATGGAGTCATTCTGGTCTCGCCTACCGATCTGGGTATCAACCGGGAAGGGCCTGTAGGCGCGGCTAACCTATTGCCTTATTACTCAGCAACGGCCTGGTTTCACAAAGCGCTCCCAACCGATCTTCAGCAAAAAGACCTGACGGCCATGTTGCCTGAAGTGGAGCAGTTTACCATCAATGAATTTATTCCGGCCCTGGCCAAAGGTGGTTTCCTGGAAGCGGATAAGAAAAAACAGATTGCAGCGAAGGTAGCCCGCTACTCGGGTTTATCCGAGAAAGTAATTCTGGAGCATAATCTGATGGTTCCAACTTCTTTCTTTTGGAAAGAACTCCTGCGGGATAAAGGTCAAACGATTGGCCGTTTAGATTCGCGGTACCTGGGTATCGACCGGGAAGATGCTGGTGAACGGCCCGATTATTCACCAGAACTTACGTCGTGGCTTCACTCGTTTGCGGCTCCCATTAACTATTATTTCAGGGAGTTCCTGAACTACAAAACAGACCTGAAATACTACATGTTTGGGCCTGTTCATCCGTGGGCACGCACGGCCGAAAATACGGACCGAACCGGCGAAAACCTTCGTCAGGCCATGGCTCAGAACCCCTATCTGCATCTGCTGGTACAATCAGGTTATTATGACGGTGCCTGCGATTATTTCGGCGCTCAGTACAACATGTGGCAAATGGACCCAAGTGGAAAGCTTAAAAGCAGAATGGACTGGAAAGGGTATCGCAGCGGTCACATGATGTATCTGCGTCAGGAAGACCTTGTCAAGTCGAATGATGACCTGCGTGATTTCATCAAAAAATCGACTCCAAAACCCAATCAACCAGCGAAGTATTAA
- a CDS encoding S10 family peptidase, with protein MKQPITLFLIYLVTLTFSSAQTRSLKLDSDVVTNDQVTIKGKVVPYKATAGTQPVWDENGKPIASLFYVYYERSDVSDKTTRPLFISFNGGPGAASCWMHIGYTGPKRVMTDSEGYPMQPYGVRDNPNSILDVADIVYVEPVNTGFSRAINDSIPKSKFFGVNADIKYLAEWLNVFVGRKNRWPSPKYLIGESYGTTRVSGLALELQNANWMYLNGVILVSPTDLGIERGGPIEAANLLPYYSATAWYHKVLAADLQKKDLNDILPEVEQFTINELVPAITRGGFLEPEKKKQIAAKMARYSGLSEKVILEHNLIVPSTFYWKELLRDKGYQIGRLDSRYLGIDRETAGDRPDYAAEYTSWQHSFTPAINYYLRQHLNYKTDLKYYIAGQTRPWDRDGANADRTGENLRQAMAQNPYLHVMIQSGYFDGATDYFNAKFNMWHIDPSGKLKSRLDWKGYRSGHMMYLRDEDMATSTDDIRTFIQKTLPKPNQPAKY; from the coding sequence ATGAAACAACCGATTACCTTATTCCTCATTTACCTCGTTACCCTTACTTTTTCATCTGCCCAAACCCGTTCACTGAAACTCGATTCCGACGTAGTCACCAACGATCAGGTTACGATTAAAGGAAAAGTTGTTCCCTACAAAGCGACGGCCGGAACGCAACCCGTATGGGATGAAAACGGAAAGCCAATTGCCTCCCTGTTTTACGTATACTACGAGCGGTCAGACGTTTCTGACAAGACGACCCGCCCGCTGTTCATTTCGTTTAACGGTGGACCTGGGGCCGCATCCTGCTGGATGCACATCGGCTACACAGGACCCAAGCGCGTAATGACGGATAGTGAAGGCTATCCAATGCAACCATACGGCGTTAGAGACAACCCAAATTCCATTCTGGATGTCGCCGATATCGTGTATGTTGAGCCCGTTAATACCGGTTTTTCACGAGCCATTAATGACTCGATACCCAAGTCGAAGTTCTTTGGTGTGAACGCCGATATCAAGTACCTGGCCGAATGGCTCAACGTGTTCGTGGGTCGCAAAAACCGCTGGCCTTCGCCCAAGTACCTCATTGGCGAAAGCTACGGAACCACCCGCGTATCGGGCTTGGCTCTGGAGTTGCAGAACGCCAACTGGATGTACCTCAATGGAGTCATTCTGGTCTCGCCTACCGATCTGGGTATTGAGCGGGGTGGGCCTATCGAGGCTGCCAACCTGCTACCTTACTATTCGGCAACGGCCTGGTATCATAAAGTACTCGCTGCTGATCTTCAGAAAAAAGATTTGAACGATATCCTGCCTGAAGTCGAGCAGTTTACTATCAATGAACTGGTTCCGGCCATAACGCGAGGGGGTTTTCTGGAGCCAGAAAAAAAGAAGCAGATTGCCGCCAAAATGGCTCGCTACTCGGGCCTATCCGAAAAAGTGATTCTGGAACATAACCTGATCGTTCCTTCTACTTTTTACTGGAAAGAGCTATTGCGGGATAAAGGCTACCAGATCGGCCGTTTGGATTCACGGTATCTGGGTATCGACCGGGAAACCGCTGGTGATCGTCCCGATTATGCCGCCGAATATACCTCCTGGCAACACTCCTTTACGCCAGCTATCAACTATTACCTCCGCCAGCACCTCAACTACAAAACCGATCTGAAATATTACATCGCCGGGCAAACCCGTCCCTGGGATCGTGATGGCGCTAATGCGGACCGAACCGGCGAAAATCTGCGGCAGGCCATGGCTCAGAACCCATACCTGCACGTCATGATCCAGTCGGGTTATTTTGATGGCGCTACGGATTATTTCAACGCTAAATTCAACATGTGGCACATTGATCCGAGCGGCAAACTAAAGAGTCGCCTTGACTGGAAAGGCTACCGGAGCGGCCACATGATGTATCTGCGGGATGAAGACATGGCAACCTCGACCGACGACATTCGCACGTTCATCCAGAAAACGTTACCCAAACCCAACCAACCGGCGAAGTACTAA
- a CDS encoding tetratricopeptide repeat protein produces MLKFYFLPILFLCVAGNLSAQQAGDTKAAQTLLEQTRTLVRGQLRQSTTGRAAILKRMFDLGLWQEATDALKTGKGLINAEKSLLWAEYHWLTNDFQQAEKDVKSALASDKNNSWAKRSKALLAIEAWDLQNAEKQCKAMLASNPNDEETSVVLGRALLLQKKYPEALTVAKKLQNKNPKLAAAYLLEANVYFWDQHPEQAEAPLVKSLTLDPLNADARFSYGYAIWRRIDATQLNDMAAQWQLALAINPLHFQTHWHWGNGHTNLTYADYADKDEKEIREKLKEVDKLFRANRLADAVAITRQVEQQYPSSVLPAMHRASIYYSDFDSPNRKANLDSAEQIFTTILDRKKHYGPAHNGLSAVIKSKRIPYLMTYDSITTVLKTTKINDPENFANVFPDLSYYSGNRAKAMVWNQMYTSVVYFPFLSKQGNAFVVPPLHIDLAIAMRSPYFRFTTTFDNRQWMDIRGVGSGAAAIEYVERGAYEERNVVLHEYVHLFHGRVLTDAENRQIRERYYHAMKNKLTLDYYSQNNESEYFAQTYPAYFESMKVHPLDFKSMNITAELKAKDPEMYKFLDALVKKERAYLNGNKAVMASNWAQVYINLSNKVIKSDSVAAAKYLDTALVYDSKYQPAYLAYARLKQQQKDFEKALSYIKAAETIDPGYAPVYAAYSQLEEAKYTPDKSRDELIKTQAGWLQKALDLEKDFQTRASVAIQLRDMYFQNGRISQAIKAAEDYAANGPDVSTYLRDRRDDAKAFAAAQRGMLGYANQLDVLKKLVLQRPQNYELRGLYADALLANGRYQECIETMKQVQRILEAGKNGRTDFDLRIAESYAKLNKQDSLTYYLDKVKAEKTELTAIDKQRLVRLFALAKRVPEAEALFTSLPAKGTLIYQSAAFQSNGHIQALNGKSDDAITNFKKSLEYNPYNLDSYVGLASLYKQAGKQAELKGLMAAANQLDIKPGEIAGL; encoded by the coding sequence ATGCTGAAATTCTATTTTCTGCCTATACTCTTCCTGTGCGTTGCGGGCAACTTATCAGCCCAACAGGCTGGCGATACCAAAGCAGCACAAACCCTATTGGAGCAGACCCGAACGTTGGTGCGCGGTCAGCTTCGACAAAGCACTACCGGTAGAGCCGCAATACTCAAACGGATGTTCGATCTTGGTCTCTGGCAGGAAGCAACGGATGCCCTCAAAACAGGGAAAGGCTTAATTAACGCTGAGAAATCGCTTCTTTGGGCTGAGTATCACTGGCTAACGAACGATTTTCAACAGGCTGAAAAAGACGTAAAAAGCGCGCTGGCATCCGACAAAAACAACAGCTGGGCAAAACGGTCAAAGGCGCTGCTGGCCATTGAAGCGTGGGATCTCCAGAACGCCGAGAAGCAATGCAAGGCGATGCTTGCCAGTAATCCAAATGACGAAGAAACGTCGGTGGTGCTGGGTCGGGCGTTGTTGCTCCAAAAGAAATACCCGGAAGCGCTCACCGTTGCGAAAAAACTTCAGAATAAGAACCCTAAACTGGCCGCAGCTTACCTGCTTGAAGCCAATGTCTATTTCTGGGATCAACATCCCGAACAGGCCGAAGCTCCGCTCGTGAAGTCCTTAACGCTCGACCCGTTGAACGCCGATGCCCGCTTCAGTTATGGCTATGCAATCTGGCGACGGATCGATGCTACGCAGCTGAACGACATGGCGGCACAGTGGCAACTGGCACTCGCTATTAATCCGCTCCATTTTCAGACACACTGGCATTGGGGAAATGGCCATACCAACCTTACGTATGCCGATTATGCGGATAAGGACGAGAAAGAAATTCGGGAGAAGTTAAAAGAAGTCGATAAGTTATTCCGGGCCAATCGGCTGGCCGACGCCGTTGCCATTACTCGTCAGGTTGAGCAACAATACCCATCGTCGGTGCTGCCCGCCATGCACCGGGCGTCTATTTACTACAGCGATTTCGATAGCCCCAACCGCAAGGCCAATCTGGATTCGGCTGAGCAGATATTTACGACCATTCTGGATCGAAAAAAGCATTATGGTCCAGCTCACAATGGATTATCGGCGGTCATCAAATCGAAGCGGATACCGTATCTGATGACCTATGATTCGATTACGACCGTACTCAAAACCACAAAAATTAACGATCCGGAAAACTTCGCGAATGTATTTCCTGATCTGAGTTACTATTCGGGCAACCGCGCCAAAGCAATGGTCTGGAATCAGATGTATACCAGCGTTGTGTATTTCCCTTTCCTCTCGAAACAGGGCAATGCGTTTGTGGTGCCTCCACTCCATATTGACCTGGCCATCGCCATGCGATCTCCTTATTTTCGGTTCACGACTACGTTCGATAACCGGCAATGGATGGACATTCGGGGTGTAGGTAGCGGAGCCGCAGCCATCGAATACGTAGAACGCGGGGCTTATGAGGAACGGAACGTAGTGTTGCATGAATACGTCCACCTGTTTCATGGCCGAGTGCTCACCGACGCCGAAAATCGTCAGATCCGTGAGCGGTATTACCATGCGATGAAAAACAAGCTCACGCTGGATTATTATTCGCAGAATAACGAATCTGAATATTTTGCACAGACATACCCCGCTTATTTTGAGTCGATGAAAGTGCATCCGCTGGACTTCAAGTCGATGAATATAACCGCGGAACTCAAGGCTAAAGATCCGGAAATGTATAAGTTTTTGGACGCTTTGGTCAAAAAAGAACGTGCGTATCTGAATGGCAATAAGGCGGTTATGGCTTCCAACTGGGCGCAGGTTTACATTAATCTGAGCAACAAAGTTATCAAGTCAGATTCGGTAGCTGCGGCTAAGTACCTCGATACGGCCTTAGTTTACGATAGTAAATACCAGCCTGCTTACCTGGCCTACGCCCGACTCAAACAACAACAGAAGGATTTCGAGAAGGCGCTCAGTTACATCAAAGCGGCCGAAACGATCGATCCCGGCTATGCTCCTGTTTATGCGGCTTATTCGCAGCTTGAAGAAGCGAAATACACCCCCGACAAAAGCCGCGATGAGCTAATTAAAACGCAGGCTGGCTGGTTGCAAAAAGCACTGGATCTGGAGAAAGATTTTCAGACTCGGGCCTCCGTTGCTATCCAGTTACGGGATATGTATTTCCAGAACGGCCGAATCAGCCAGGCGATCAAAGCAGCCGAAGACTATGCGGCCAACGGACCCGACGTGTCGACCTACCTGCGCGACCGGCGCGACGATGCGAAAGCGTTTGCCGCAGCCCAACGGGGTATGTTAGGCTATGCCAATCAGCTCGACGTGCTAAAGAAGCTGGTCTTACAACGGCCGCAGAACTATGAATTACGCGGTTTATACGCCGATGCGTTACTGGCTAACGGACGCTATCAGGAGTGCATCGAAACCATGAAGCAGGTGCAGCGGATACTGGAAGCGGGCAAAAACGGGCGTACCGATTTTGATCTACGCATCGCAGAAAGTTATGCAAAACTGAATAAACAGGATTCACTCACGTACTATCTGGACAAGGTGAAAGCCGAGAAAACCGAGCTTACGGCTATCGATAAACAGCGATTGGTCCGTCTGTTTGCGCTGGCGAAACGAGTACCCGAAGCCGAAGCCCTTTTCACCAGCCTGCCAGCAAAAGGGACATTGATTTATCAATCAGCAGCATTCCAGTCGAATGGGCACATTCAGGCACTGAATGGCAAATCGGATGACGCCATAACGAATTTCAAAAAATCACTGGAATACAATCCGTATAACCTCGATAGTTACGTCGGGCTGGCTAGTCTATACAAGCAGGCAGGGAAGCAGGCTGAACTGAAGGGCCTGATGGCAGCCGCCAACCAACTCGATATTAAACCGGGCGAAATCGCTGGTTTATAA